A segment of the Triticum urartu cultivar G1812 chromosome 1, Tu2.1, whole genome shotgun sequence genome:
TATGTTTGCATACATATTATTAATTTAAATATCCATGTTTCATACTCTCttcgtaaagaaatataagagcatttaggtCCCTATTTACAGAAGGAGTACATCACTATCTCATTGAAATACACTACAATCATtacaagatgatatgccggctgaGTCTCTTCGACATGTGTATATTGATAGGGTGAGTGTATGCGCATATGTATGAGTGCTTGCGTATATACTGTGTTAGAAAAACGCACGAAGGTCTTGACTAGATGCGACGCAAATCGCAGCCTGGTGGACGACTCTTTTTAGAGACGCAGCCTGGTGGGGACTAGTTAAATCAAGTGGATCGATCGAAAGCAGGTATTGACCGATTGGACGAAGTCGCGTAAACTATGAATTTTCCCATCCGAACTCGCGTGGAAAGTTCATCCCCATCGCCGTCTCCCCGCCCGTACTATAATGCCTTTGCAGAAATGTATTTCGATTCTCAAACTGTTCGTTTGGCGGCAGTGGCGAGTCTACTAGCAGGCTTAAACAGGCTCAAGCCTACTCTCCAGATAACAATATTTTTTTACCACTATTACTAGTACTCCCCCCGTTTCTTTTTAAgctgcatataagatttgattaaagtcaaactttgtaaagctTGACTAactttataaaaaaatattaacatCTCTAATATTTAAGTTATATgttatgaaaattaatttcattATGCATCTAATATTATTGATTTCATAGGGTGGATGTTGATATCTTTTCCTACAAAGCTAGTCGAATTTTACAAAGTTTTACCCGCAAAAAAaattacaaagtttgactttgatcaaatcttatatgcaaactaaaaaaaacaaaagaaatactttCATCCCAGCTCAATAGTACATCTACTATTAAGTACGTACTAGCAAACACACAACGCCACACACGCACACAAAACAGGCACCACACGTGAATGCCCAGCCTCTATCTACTGTGATCACTAGTTCATGTACTGTTCACTAATTTAGTGTCCAATGCAActtatttgcaaaaaaaaagtGTACAAAAATGAGTATGCATGCATGTACTCCTCGCACTAAACCTAAACCTAACCCAGCTAATTTGAACCCAGATAGCCTTCCCTTAACTATTGTGGTTGTAATCCCTCCTCTTAACTTATATGGACACCAAGATGGGGATATTAAGATTATTCTGCAAGATAAATTCAAATTTTAGTTCAAAATTTCATATATTTTTTCAAAAATCCTAGAAAAAATCTAGTTAATACTACATGTTTTAAGTAGTAACATGGGAAATTCTGAGCTTATTTTGACAACAAGGTTGGGACATcatgttttttttttttttaaaaGAAAGCTTAGTTTTCTCACTGTTGACTTTAGCCTACCCTTCATTTTCTTCCTAGATTCGCCACTGTTTGGCGGTCTCCCTCCCGGCCATACTAATATTTGTGTATATATACTGTTTCCATGGTTGCGTTCTCTTTTTTCTGCTGCCGAGACCGAGGAGAGAGGAGGCTGCAGAGACAGGAGCGGAAGCAGCAGGCAGGCATggagggaggagggagcagcTGGGCGAGCATGGAGGGCTATCTGAACGAGTACTTCCACATCCCGGCCAAGAACCCGCCGAGCGACGCCCGCCTCCGGTGGCGCCGCGCCGTGGGGCTCGTCGTccgcaaccgccgccgccgcttccgcGAGTTCTCCGCCCTCGGCGCCATCGACGACGCCCAGCGCCGCAGGATCCTGGTACGCACGCACGCTCCTTCGCCCACCCACCATTTCCCTCCCTCCCCGTTCCAATCTCCGGCCACCGATCGCCGCGGTCCCAAAGAGGCCAGCCAGGCCAACGCCGCACGAATGGTTCGCGCCGTCGCTTTCGCTGAGGCTTGGTTCAAAGCCTTTGCGAAAGTGCCAGGAAACTTCGTCCTGAGTCCTGACTGCGTGCGTCGGTGACCATGGGTCGTGACAAGGATATGCATGTGTACGTCCCGGTCTCATGGTGGAAATATTCCCCAACTCGCAGCATGGGGTGTCGCGTCGCTCTTCGTTTGAATTGAAGTGTGTCGTGGGAAGGTGGCTTGGATTCTGCACGCACGCGTACGACCTAGCTTGCACGTTTCGCCTTCCCTGGCTTGAATCCTTCTCGACCTCTCGTGGCCGAAGGCGTGTGCGTACTGTGTCCGTACCGGCCGGCTGGCTGGCTTTGCACGACCAGAGAAAAATTCATGGTCAACTCTGCCACGAGTAGTTGGGGGCGCGCATGATGGGCTCATTCTTCATCCCTCGGAAAACAACTGCGCAACCTCAGCTTGTGACATGGAATTCAATTCAAGTTGAGGTGATACAAGCATATACAGTACTACCTCAACTTGCATCACCTCAATTCTATTATTATTGTAACACAGTAGGGTAGGTGACGGCGAGGGCATGGCCCACTGTTATGTCCTCTGTTATTATTCAAGAGAAAATGAAACATTTTTGGGCCGGTCCTGTTTGCGGACGTTTAGAAATGGTCTCTCGACTTCAAAACCAGAAAACCTAGGCTCTCAATTTAAAAATCAGATACTTTGGATTCCTTAAACACACTTTGGTGATTTCGGGATGATGTGACCCCTTTTTTTTAATCATGattcaaccccccccccccccaccccacccccacccctcGCGCGCGCAACCAAACCGTGCATGAAGAGCATTGTGGAGGAGCTTGCCCGGACTTGGAGAAGACAAGTACAATTCGCTCGATGTGGTCATAGAGGAGGCGTAATGAGCATGCATGGAGTCGGTGCGCCGTCATAGTGACTTCTTCCATTTCCGTTGCTGCCGTCGTATGATTGGAGATTGCGGGGAGGCCTAGGAACTACCTTGCTGAGGCGGCGCTTGCCATCGTGTTCATCCATGGGTTGTCGTCCATCTTCACAAATGCGTGCCACGTGATGAGCCTGGCCGTGCCAAGCACCACCTTGGAGAGATGCCACCGCCCATCATCTTTCCGACAAAAGCCGCCGCTTCAAGAAATGATATCTCGTGTTGTGCAAGCGTTATGGTTAGTTGCTGAAAAGCAACGCCACATGCTGAACTTATCCTAGCAGCAGCATGCCCCTGGGGTGTAGGGGCTGACTGTGACGCTAAATATGTCAGGCGCATCTTGTGGCCGCCGACATGTGTTTAGGGGCCTGTTTGATTGTGATATGAGAGTTTGGAGCATATATGTCTCAGTTGGGTCTGATTGAGGGAAAACAGGTAAAAAAACAATATTTGCATCTTGTTTGGTTGCCGCATCGAGGCTGCCTGCATTAGGGGATATGTTTTCGCATGGTGTTTGTCGTCCTGCATTGTCTCAACTCACGCAACTACATGGTGTTTGGTTGCACACATGCTGCGAGTTGTGCTAACCTTGTACCCTACGTGGTGAGCTTACTCGCTGCACCTTACACAGGATCACAGCTAGCACACCAATGCCATAGCACTGCAATGGCGACAAACTGCACGATGATGACGAAGTTCTTCACCCCAAAGTGTCATGCCGCCTTGCCAACTTCaacattgcatgcttgctttcgAACAAACTTGGAGTAAGTGTCCTCTGCCGCATGGCTGCTGTGTTTGTAACCTATTACTTGTTACCTGCTACTGTAAACCCCTAAGCCCTCCCGATGAGCACCATGCACATACCACTTGTCCTAGCGGTGCAGAAGAGCAGCAGTTCAAGCAACAAGCAAAGGAGCACACAAGCAGCAAGCAAAGGAGCAAAAGAGCAATATTAAGCATGCTGATCATATGGCATAGCAAGTTTAACCTATCTACTATAGTGTCATCCTACCATCACATCCAAAAGAGGGTGTAATCCTACCACCACAAGTTCGCCATCAGTGTGAGGGGTTAGTATATACCACCTAAGCAAAATATACAGACCATCAAGTAGTTTTCAAGCCCTAGCTACACAAAATGTAtgtcgtcatcgtcatcatcgtCGGCACCGCCATCGCCATCACCACGAGGATCATGAACGCAGTAATCGGCACCAGAGGCAACACTAGTAGTAGTGCTTGCCCAGCCAGCTCCTGAGTTAGAGCACCCTGTGAGCGTCTGCCATGGCATCAAACTCAACACCCTGGGCCTTTTTGTCCAGCAGGTGGCTCAAAGCAGCCATCATAGCCTCTTGGCTGAAGCCACCACGGTCCATGACGGTGGTGTATTGGTCAGGGTGGACGTCGATGGACTTGCTCTCCCATAGGGCGGTTGCCACCTCCTTCACGTCCCCAGTCATGCTGGTGAAGACACTAATCTCCTCCTCCATCAAGTCCCCCTTCTTGCTCTTCCTATCAAGCACAGGGATGTTCTCAAAGGGCTTGTCAGGGCCATCAAGGACTGCCTCTGCGTCCTGGGTGTCTGGGAACTCAGGCACGGGTGAACCGAGAGGCTTGCACCGGAGCCCATGGCATGCTTGCTGGTTTCCATCCCAAAGGAGAAGATGTGTTTCATCTGGTTGTAGTTCTGGATGGGTGTGTTGAGGAACTCCGCATCTTTGGGGTGGTCCTAAGAAAGAAACACAATGTTGTTAGTTGCGAGAAGGCAATGGTTGACATGCTTAAAGCAAGGAGGGCGTGAGCTAACCGCGACGTGGCCGGTGTAGTGCTCTTCCTCCAGAACGATCGAGCAAGTGTTCTGATCCCATAAGGCGCTACTAAGGTCTCTGAGCTTGGACACCGTGATCCATCTCGCTCTCCACTTCCTCAGGTGGTTGTAGACCTGGGTGGAGGTCACCTCCTGGCCACAGAACTCGAACACCTACTTCGCAATGGTGTTCAAGTGCGCCTACTTGAAGCCCTTGTTAGTCCTAACCCCACTAGACGCACATCTTTTTAAGCACGAATGTGGACATGAACGGCTCACTTCATGTCCCCCCTACCATCCTTCTCTGCCTTTGTGGCTGCCGTTTATGTAGCAGCAACAGTTGCCTCAGCGAGCACAAAGGCTGTAGGCACAAAAGGAGGACCCGTGCCAGAAACCTCAAACACATCTAAATCAGCAGGCATCTGGTCATCGAGGGGGCTGGGAGTGCTCGACATTGGACGGAGGGAATTGGCTCTTGGACAGGACAGTGGCCTGACTAAGATCTTGCGTTTGCGTGGTCATCTCCTACAGTCGCACCACACATTGACAATAAGCATATCACACACTATCGAATAATTTAGCTCAACAAAGCACATATGAGCAGCATACATCACAACTAGCTACCAATCCATTGTGTTGAACACTACCCTAGCATGCAAATCCACCACCAATAGCTACCACAACATCACAATCTCACAGATCGGCACACGATACAACCCTAGCATGCTAGAAGGTGCTCACAGATCAAACCCTACCACAAGCTCGAACATCAAACCGTACCACAAGCTCTCAGATCTAGCTACAACGAGTACAAAGAAGGGGGTGATTGAACTCACAGAGGCCATCACTGCAGCTCGAGGAAGACGCGGAAACGGATGGAGAAGATGAGGACACGAGTCACCGTCGCCATGGACCGCAGGCCGGAGAAGGAGCGCCGCTTACCAGCTCGTCTGTGTCGATGCACGTCGGAGGGAAAGCTCGAAAGGAAGGAGATGAGTAGCGGGAGTTTCGAGGGTGAGGCGAAGGGAGCAATATAGGGCGACCGAATCAACGGGAAGTGACTCGAAATCCTCCCGCCGATTTTTTGGAGATGCGCGCGAGCTCGCGCCTCTCCGTGGTCGCATGAGCTTAGCGCCGTGTTCCCCTCCCCTGCTTTGGCCGAGCCTGGCTCGCCAGAAACTGCCGATTCGGGTATTCCTAGCGGGCCTGGCTAGGAGCTGCTTTAAAGTTTGTGCTATGCGGGCCAAATAGTGTATGCGAGCAGTCAAACAAGCCAAATTCTCCTGTGCGGGCCTGGTTGGGCTCTATGCGACGTACCAAACACGCCCTAGGTGGACGTTGATGTGGCAAGGTCAATGGTCATAACTTGTCATCATGTCAAGTTTAGGTTAAAACCAAGCCACTACCATTACTCGTACCACTATAGCGGTATGAGGGACCAAATATATATAGCTTTACAATTTGAGGGCTAGGTTTTCCTAGTTTTGCAATCGAGAGACCATTTTTAGACTTACACAACAATTTTAGGAAGTCGTCAACCGAATGACTGCCATGTCGGAAATATCCTATCATGGTAATATAGGTGACGATTATTATTTGAGTAAATTCCGTCGTTTACCTTACAAGCTGGAAACTCTGAAAAGAAAACCCCATTGAAAGAACTTTTCATCAACGTATCAAATTTAAAACCTAAATACCAAAATGTTCCATGTTTAACCGCTTGTGACCCCTTGACTAGCATGGCTCGCCTGTCAAGCTAATGTGTAGATGGTTGAATGATGTCTTGAAGACTTAATATATGATGAAGATCCATTCAATTCAGAATTTAAAAGTATATAATTCAACATTTTATTTATAGGGGAGAATATATTTTTTGGAGAAAGGCCTAGCACTAAGGTTTAAACTGATTTCTTGAAGTAAATTCAAATTAATTAAATTTTATTGAAATGAAATCTGCACAAAAAATCATAATGTGTGTAGTATAATATATTATATACTTATAGGATTTTTTTAAGTTAGATTAAAATCTCTTAAGGATTTTTTGTTTGGTTTAATGTAAATGAAAATAAAATTAGGAATTTAAAGATAATATAAAATTTGCATGAATAAGTATCACCCAAAATTTCAAGTTTTGCAACCAAGTCATCTGTCATTTACAACTGATGCGCAAGCCAATCTTATCAGAATGGGGCAAACAGTAAAAGTGGTACGTTCTGGTATTCAAGTTTTAAATCCTATATATTAGTGGCAAGTTCTTTAAATGTGGTCACTGTCACTCTTGCCATCTTAGGGGGCAAAAAGTGGAATCTACTCATGTTATTTGGGTGGCTATATTGTTTAGGCTACTTTGGTTACTCTAATTAAACTACAAAAAAGAAGTGTTTCATATTTTCAGTATCAGGAAGCCAATTATTTATTTGGTCTAATTAGAGATGCTTATTTGCCAGGGAAAAGTCCAGGTTGTGATTAATGTGCACAGGGCAGCATTGCACTTTATCAATGGTGAGGTCTCGTCAACTGATCGTGAAGTAGCATGTGCCTTTTGATCTTGTCATAACTACTATGTTGATTCCACTTTTTATCCTTTAATCACGCAGGCGTAAAACAATACCACTTAACACATGAGCTTGCTGAGGAAGGATTTTCTATCAGCCCGGATGAACTGGCAGAAATTACTGGCATGCGCGAAGATTCGACAATCTTGAAGCTGCATGGTGGAACCAGCGGAATATCTAGGAAAATCAAAGCCTCTCTGCAAGATGGTGTCAATGAAATTGAAATAACAACCAGACAGAAACTGTATGGTACTAACATGCACGCCGAGAAGCCCGCTAGAAGCTTCTGGATGTTTGTGTGGGATGCACTACATGACCTGACTCTGAATATTCTCATAGTGTGTGCTCTGGTTTCTCTGGTTGTTGGCCTAGCCACCGAGGGGTGGCCGAAGGGTATATATGATGGTCTTGGCATAATACTCAGCATTTTGTTGGTGGTACTAGTTACTGCCTCCAGTGATTACAAGCAGTCAAGGAAGTTTATGGAGCTGGACCGTGAGAAGCAGAAAATATATGTCCTTGTTACTAGAGATAAGAAAACCAAGAAGGTTTTGATTCAAGACTTGGTCGTCGGCGACATCTTGCATCTTTCGATTGGTGATGTGGTTCCTGCAGATGGCTTGTTTATATCTGGCTACTGTCTACTGGTAGATGAATCTAGCTTGTCAGGTGAGAGTGAGCCAATTCAAGTTTCTGAAGAAAAGCCTTTTCTCCATGGTGGGAGTAAGGTGGTTGATGGGACGGCTAAGATGCTTGTCACTGCCGTCGGTTCACGTACCGAGTGGGGGAAAATCATGGGCACTCTTAGTGACAATGGAGTGGATGAGACTCCTTTGCAAGTTAAGCTCAATGGTGTGGCTACGATCATTGGACAGATTGGACTTGTGTTTGCTATTCTCACATTTGTAGTACTTCTAGCAAGGTTCTTGGTTAACAAGGGAATGGATGTCGGTTTGATGAATTGGTCGGCAAACGATGCATTGACGATAGTCAACTACTTCGCTATTGCCGTGACCATCATCGTAGTCGCAGTCCCTGAAGGTCTACCGTTGGCTGTGACCCTTAGTCttgcatttgccatgaagaagtTGATGAATGACAAAGCACTAGTCAGGCATCTCGCGGCGTGTGAAACGATGGGTTCAGTCAGCTGTATTTGCACTGATAAGACAGGAACTTTGACAACCAACCACATGATTGTCGATATGGTTTGGATCGGCAATATATCCAAGTCAGTTAATGGTGATTCAAAAATCACCGAGCTAAAATCTGTAATTTCAGAAAGATCTATGGCAATACTTATACAAGGCATATTCGTGAACACCGGATCTGAGGTGGTGAAGGGAGATGATGGCAAAAGGACCATCTTGGGCACACCAACTGAAGCAGCATTGTTGGAGTTTGGCTTGACCGTAGAAGGAGATCGATATACTGAATACAATAAGATTCGAAGAGTAAGAGTAGAGCCTTTCAATTCAGTCAAGAAAAAGATGTCAGTGATAATACACTTACCAAATGGAGGCTTCCGATCCTTCTGTAAAGGTGCACCAGAAATTATTCTAGAACACTGTGATACCATGCTGAACGGTGAAGGGGATATAGCACCACTGTCAGATATGCAGAAGCAAAATGTCTTGAACATAATCAATTCATTTGCTTCTGAGGCGTTGAGAACACTTTGCATTGCATTTCAGGATCTTAATGAATTTTCTGACGAGCAAACTATACCAGAAAATGGATACACGCTAATAGCGCTTTTTGGTATCAAGGACCCAGTTCGTCCGGGTGTCAGGGATGCAGTAATGACCTGCATGGCTGCTGGTATTACGGTAAGGATGGTTACCGGAGACAACATCAACACTGCAAAAGCCATTGCCAAGGAATGTGGGATATTAACCGAGGATGGCATAGCGATAGAAGGACGAGAGCTTCACGGTAAGAGCGAGGATGaactgagggagctcctccctaAAATTCAGGTTTACTTTTACTTAACACGCTTGCTTTCCACTAATTTTTTTATGGATCTGAAGGTCCAGTGTTACCTAAATCTACTTCCTAAGTACAGGTAATGGCCCGTTCGTTGCCTATGGACAAGTTCAAATTGGTAACAAGCCTGAAAAGCATGTATCAAGAGGTAGTTGCAGTTACTGGTGATGGAACCAATGATGCCCCGGCATTGTGTGAGTCAGATATTGGACTGGCAATGGGTATTGCTGGCACTGAGGTACTTCTTGATGTTTCTGTCTAATGTATGCTGTTTTAGGCTTCCATGATCACCATTCAGTAACTTGTCCTTGAAAAAAAGGTTCAGTAACTTCAGTTTGAAGATCTACTGCAGAGTGCAGACAGTCTGAAACTCTGTCTCAGTTGTCTATAAGAAATATTTTCTATGTGCTACCATGCTGTATTAACATTTCATAGATTATGTAGTGATCTTTGACGTGTAATAGTAGGCAGGAGCCAACTTAGATGACCCAAAATTTAAATAAGAGTAAGCACCCTTGCATACACTGTTCACTAGATAACTTAAACTGATTTCCCTATTCGTGATGGTAGACATGTTGCACAATTATGATGTTTTTTTTTGGGATTCTATTGAGATGCACAACTATGCAATTCAAAACCCATAAGTGAAAAAATTCCATTCTCATTTCTTTTGGGTGATGTCAATTTCTGCCCTGGATTGAAACAATATTCATTTCGCATTGTCTTGAAAAAACATATACTAGTAATCATTTTACAGTACCATTTAAGCTGTGTATAAGACTTTGTTGTGATCAAGTATTTAACCATGGTATTTGATGCAGGTCGCAAAAGAGAACGCTGATGTCATAATAATGGATGACAATTTCAAAACTATCGTAAATGTTGCTAGATGGGGGCGTGCAGTTTACGTGAACATTCAAAAGTTTGTGCAGTTCCAGCTTACAGTTAATATAGTGGCTCTGATAGTGAATTTTGTCTCGGCGTGTGTCATAGGTATTTGCACACTCTCTACCAGTATGATATTCTTGATCCAACCAATGACTGCCTTGGAGCTTGTCTACATGTTGCTCACAGAAGGAATTTCTGTGCATCTTATGCGGAACGAAATTCATGTGCACCAACTTGTGATCTATCTCCTTACTTATGTACCTTTTCAGAACCATTTCATATTTGACACTTTGAATTAACTTACAGGGACTGCACCTCTTACTGCTGTCCAGTTGCTATGGGTTAACATGATCATGGATACATTGGGAGCGTTGGCCTTAGCAACAGAACCGCCAAATGATGAGATGATGAAGCGGTCGCCTGTAAGGCGCGGAGATAGTTTTATCACTAAGGTTATGTGGAGAAATATTCTTGGCCAGGCTTTGTATCAGCTCCTTGTATTGGGCACCCTCATGATAGTTGGAAAGAGACTCCTTGATATTGAAGGTCCAACTGCCGATAAAacgatcctctagagtcgacctgcaggcatgcaagcttgagtattctatagtctcacctaaatagcttggcgtaatcatggtcatagctgtttcctgtgtgaaattgttatccgctcacaattccacacaacatacgagccggaagcataaagtgtaaagcctggggtgcctaatgaGTGAGCTAACTCACATTAATTGCGTTGCGCTCACTGCCCGCTTTCCAGTCGGGAAACCTGTCGTGCCAGCTGCATTAATGAATCGGCCAACGCGAACCCCTTGCGGCCGCCCGGGCCGTCGACCAATTCTCATGTTTGACAGCTTAATATATAAAGTTCGGGTCTTTTAGTTTTTACTGTTCACCGGGTGCAAATGAGCCCGAGCTCAGAAATGGATATTCAGTTCTGGTTTTGTGGGCTCTTTTTATTTGAAACTTCAGGTTTCATATTGTCCAATCATATTTGAAAATCTATGCGACAATGTACAAATATGGTCTGGTAACTCAAAAATGAGTTTTGCAGTGAAGCTATAGGAATCAGTGCATCATTTTAACGAGAAATTTGTATTTAATATGCTGCCATGCTTCCAGGTTTTCAACGAAATAAACAGCAGGGAAATGGACAAGA
Coding sequences within it:
- the LOC125522902 gene encoding LOW QUALITY PROTEIN: probable calcium-transporting ATPase 6, plasma membrane-type (The sequence of the model RefSeq protein was modified relative to this genomic sequence to represent the inferred CDS: substituted 1 base at 1 genomic stop codon), coding for MVAFSFFCCRDRGERRLQRQERKQQAGMEGGGSSWASMEGYLNEYFHIPAKNPPSDARLRWRRAVGLVVRNRRRRFREFSALGAIDDAQRRRILGKVQVVINVHRAALHFINGVKQYHLTHELAEEGFSISPDELAEITGMREDSTILKLHGGTSGISRKIKASLQDGVNEIEITTRQKLYGTNMHAEKPARSFWMFVWDALHDLTLNILIVCALVSLVVGLATEGWPKGIYDGLGIILSILLVVLVTASSDYKQSRKFMELDREKQKIYVLVTRDKKTKKVLIQDLVVGDILHLSIGDVVPADGLFISGYCLLVDESSLSGESEPIQVSEEKPFLHGGSKVVDGTAKMLVTAVGSRTEWGKIMGTLSDNGVDETPLQVKLNGVATIIGQIGLVFAILTFVVLLARFLVNKGMDVGLMNWSANDALTIVNYFAIAVTIIVVAVPEGLPLAVTLSLAFAMKKLMNDKALVRHLAACETMGSVSCICTDKTGTLTTNHMIVDMVWIGNISKSVNGDSKITELKSVISERSMAILIQGIFVNTGSEVVKGDDGKRTILGTPTEAALLEFGLTVEGDRYTEYNKIRRVRVEPFNSVKKKMSVIIHLPNGGFRSFCKGAPEIILEHCDTMLNGEGDIAPLSDMQKQNVLNIINSFASEALRTLCIAFQDLNEFSDEQTIPENGYTLIALFGIKDPVRPGVRDAVMTCMAAGITVRMVTGDNINTAKAIAKECGILTEDGIAIEGRELHGKSEDELRELLPKIQVMARSLPMDKFKLVTSLKSMYQEVVAVTGDGTNDAPALCESDIGLAMGIAGTEVAKENADVIIMDDNFKTIVNVARWGRAVYVNIQKFVQFQLTVNIVALIVNFVSACVIGTAPLTAVQLLWVNMIMDTLGALALATEPPNDEMMKRSPVRRGDSFITKVMWRNILGQALYQLLVLGTLMIVGKRLLDIEGPTADKTILXMHHFNEKFVFNMLPCFQVFNEINSREMDKINVFRGIFRNWIFVGILTATVIFQVIIVELLGTFANTVPLSLELWSLSVVLGSVSMIVSVILKCIPVESGKRFTKPHGYELIPEGPEAL